One Streptomyces sp. V4I8 genomic window carries:
- a CDS encoding HAD family acid phosphatase: MHKPLRIAAVTAACAVAGAALYGAGAATAGQSTANSTHEPYNIGLLVKDIDTYYGTTPDANGVYQASKDSPYAKDLASIDKAARKYIDKAARKALHKGEKPAVVFDIDDTLLLSLDYEKKTNYTYNSATWAEYVNKADRPAVFGSPELVRYAESKGVEVFYNSGLSEAQRSAAVENLKKVGADVNLDADHMFLKDKANPPAYLAECATPGTWNCTTVQYKSGTRQHIEDDLGYEIIANFGDQYSDLEGGYADRTYKLPNPTYFVS; the protein is encoded by the coding sequence ATGCATAAACCACTGCGTATCGCGGCCGTCACCGCCGCCTGTGCCGTCGCCGGTGCCGCCCTCTACGGCGCCGGCGCCGCCACGGCCGGACAGTCGACCGCGAACAGCACCCACGAGCCCTACAACATAGGGCTGCTGGTCAAGGACATAGACACCTACTACGGCACCACGCCCGACGCGAACGGCGTGTACCAGGCGTCCAAGGACAGCCCCTACGCCAAGGACCTGGCGAGCATCGACAAGGCCGCCCGGAAGTACATCGACAAGGCGGCCCGCAAGGCACTGCACAAGGGCGAGAAGCCGGCCGTCGTCTTCGACATCGACGACACGTTGCTGCTCAGCCTGGACTACGAGAAGAAGACCAACTACACGTACAACAGCGCCACTTGGGCCGAATACGTCAACAAGGCGGACCGCCCGGCCGTCTTCGGCAGCCCGGAACTGGTGCGGTACGCCGAGTCCAAGGGCGTCGAGGTCTTCTACAACTCGGGCCTGAGCGAGGCGCAGCGCTCCGCCGCCGTCGAGAACCTGAAGAAGGTCGGTGCCGATGTGAACCTCGACGCCGACCACATGTTCCTCAAGGACAAGGCGAACCCGCCGGCCTACCTCGCCGAGTGCGCCACGCCGGGCACCTGGAACTGCACGACCGTGCAGTACAAGTCCGGCACCCGGCAGCACATCGAGGACGACCTCGGCTACGAGATCATCGCCAACTTCGGCGACCAGTACAGCGACCTCGAAGGCGGCTACGCGGACCGGACGTACAAGCTGCCGAACCCGACGTACTTCGTCAGCTGA
- a CDS encoding chondroitinase-B domain-containing protein produces MSRRTALATLAALTLGAGLAVLPTQAQAATVVVSNSTDLSNAIKNATAGTVIQVRGGTYYPTATLQSTANGTSSAPVTLTAYGSETVKIDGSNLPDGDWIFKLTADYWNVSNITFQNSPDSAVVCQSCTGTNWNNIKTINGGDSGFTLTGDGTVNNTVRNIDSYGHYDPANHGENADGIAVKFGSGTGNLITGARLYNNSDDGLDFWSFSSPVTVEHTWAMGNGKNRWSDSAFAGDGNGYKLGGDGETVAHVINNSAAWDNAGNGFTENSNKGAIVINRTTAYANAKWGYYFATGAARLGKNLAVSNGGGQVNKGSSVVSAGNNWDSGISTPAFRSTDASSTYNARQSNGSLPATTFLTTGSTTIGATMD; encoded by the coding sequence ATGTCTCGTCGTACCGCTCTCGCCACCTTGGCGGCCCTCACCCTGGGCGCCGGCCTGGCCGTCCTCCCCACCCAGGCCCAGGCCGCGACCGTGGTGGTCAGCAACTCCACCGACCTGTCCAACGCCATCAAGAACGCCACCGCCGGCACCGTCATCCAGGTGCGCGGCGGCACCTACTACCCGACGGCCACCCTGCAGTCCACGGCCAACGGCACCTCGTCGGCGCCGGTCACGCTCACCGCGTACGGCTCGGAGACCGTGAAGATCGACGGCTCGAACCTGCCCGACGGCGACTGGATCTTCAAGCTGACCGCCGACTACTGGAACGTCTCCAACATCACCTTCCAGAACTCCCCGGACAGCGCGGTCGTCTGCCAGTCCTGCACCGGCACCAACTGGAACAACATCAAGACCATCAACGGCGGCGACTCCGGCTTCACGCTCACCGGCGACGGCACGGTCAACAACACCGTCAGGAACATCGACTCCTACGGCCACTACGACCCCGCCAACCACGGCGAGAACGCCGACGGCATCGCCGTGAAGTTCGGCTCCGGCACCGGGAACCTGATCACCGGCGCCCGCCTCTACAACAACTCGGACGACGGTCTGGACTTCTGGTCCTTCTCCTCGCCCGTCACCGTCGAGCACACCTGGGCCATGGGCAACGGCAAGAACCGCTGGTCCGACTCGGCCTTCGCGGGCGACGGCAACGGCTACAAGCTGGGCGGCGACGGCGAGACCGTGGCCCACGTCATCAACAACTCCGCCGCCTGGGACAACGCCGGCAACGGCTTCACCGAGAACAGCAACAAGGGCGCGATCGTCATCAACCGCACCACCGCCTACGCCAACGCCAAGTGGGGCTACTACTTCGCCACCGGCGCCGCCCGCCTCGGCAAGAACCTCGCCGTGAGCAACGGCGGCGGCCAGGTGAACAAGGGCTCGTCGGTGGTCTCGGCCGGCAACAACTGGGACTCCGGCATCTCGACCCCGGCCTTCCGCTCCACCGACGCCTCGAGCACCTACAACGCCCGGCAGTCCAACGGCTCGCTGCCGGCGACGACCTTCCTGACTACGGGCAGCACGACCATCGGGGCGACGATGGACTGA
- a CDS encoding dienelactone hydrolase family protein, with protein MRGHDAVGRRAFVVGAGAATLFAGGGVSGAEAAVVDGPLPDFHPALKDGLTFPLAWGRSPIRDFRAWRRTARAKVEELLIVGRQEHTPYAPEFGPRSGADGYTRELVTVSLTPYERVRGAVLTPHGPGPFPAVLLLHDHGAKFDIGKEKLVRPWYDNARLASARAWADRYFSGRFVGDELARRGYVVLCLDALGWGDRGPLTYDQQQALASNFYNLGSSLAGLMAREDARAAGFLAGLDRVDTRRVAAVGFSMGAFRAWQTAALSDDIAAAAAVCWMTGLKEMMVPGNNTLRGQSSYCMLHPGLPRFLDFPDVASIAAPRPMLFFDGGLDPLFPADGVRVAYDKLRAVWRSRHAEERLRPKTWPDLGHVFVDRMQDEVFTWLDTVL; from the coding sequence ATGCGCGGCCATGACGCGGTGGGACGCCGGGCCTTCGTGGTCGGGGCCGGGGCGGCGACGCTGTTCGCCGGGGGAGGGGTGAGCGGGGCGGAGGCGGCCGTGGTGGACGGACCGCTGCCCGACTTCCATCCCGCCCTCAAGGACGGGCTCACCTTCCCGCTCGCCTGGGGACGGTCACCGATCCGCGACTTCCGCGCCTGGCGGCGTACCGCCCGCGCCAAGGTCGAGGAACTGCTCATCGTGGGCCGACAGGAACACACCCCGTACGCGCCGGAGTTCGGCCCGCGCTCCGGCGCCGACGGCTACACGCGAGAGCTGGTGACCGTCTCCCTCACCCCCTACGAACGCGTCCGAGGCGCCGTGCTCACCCCGCACGGCCCCGGCCCCTTCCCGGCGGTCCTGCTCCTGCACGACCACGGCGCCAAGTTCGACATCGGCAAGGAGAAGCTCGTCCGGCCCTGGTACGACAACGCGCGGCTCGCCTCCGCGCGGGCCTGGGCGGACAGGTACTTCAGCGGGCGGTTCGTCGGCGACGAGCTGGCCCGGCGCGGATACGTCGTGCTGTGCCTGGACGCGCTCGGCTGGGGTGACCGGGGCCCGCTCACCTACGACCAACAGCAGGCGCTGGCCTCCAACTTCTACAACCTCGGCTCCTCGCTCGCGGGACTCATGGCCCGCGAGGACGCCCGCGCCGCCGGTTTCCTGGCGGGCCTCGACCGCGTGGACACGCGCCGGGTAGCGGCCGTCGGGTTCTCCATGGGCGCCTTCCGCGCCTGGCAGACGGCCGCGCTCAGCGACGACATCGCCGCCGCGGCGGCCGTCTGCTGGATGACCGGCCTGAAGGAAATGATGGTGCCCGGCAACAACACCCTGCGCGGGCAGTCGTCGTACTGCATGCTCCACCCCGGGCTTCCCCGGTTCCTCGACTTCCCCGACGTGGCGAGCATCGCCGCACCCCGGCCGATGCTCTTCTTCGACGGCGGGCTCGACCCGCTGTTCCCCGCCGACGGCGTCCGCGTGGCGTACGACAAGCTGCGCGCCGTCTGGCGGTCCCGCCACGCGGAGGAGCGGTTGCGTCCGAAGACCTGGCCCGACCTCGGCCATGTCTTCGTCGACCGCATGCAGGACGAGGTCTTCACCTGGCTCGACACCGTCCTGTGA